A single region of the Bacteroides luhongzhouii genome encodes:
- a CDS encoding O-antigen ligase family protein — MKIVLIYLCLIVMIYGNCYLFSSEVPPVYYNHYLNILPIALFFIVYGKQYSYSFDRKWVILTAVSFLLMTVVWQRDSGSSSLTLLCYMLIPQFCNKVLPRYKIVSVLVFLVLAFEAVLCIYEYIMQNNLFYRFEEYGRFRSSGIWGHPLHNASIVSVIMLLLLVSPIRSLYKILSIVIGFVVLFTFNGRAAIISTLICLLLMVVLNTKKVFTFLKHQNIVFILGICIAAVYLFGYISTSDLGGKLFSQDTRNFNDGSAMTRFYLYNYVFNMDVKEWLFGVGNFESIFKVNDFLYVESTPVSLMLSRGLVIALPLILFQYSDMYKSFSCISKMNRFVLILDIIIIGLSSESFIGIAPWVMIYLTYSALFTNRKYITNENRNINFSSFP, encoded by the coding sequence ATGAAAATAGTATTAATTTATTTATGTTTGATTGTAATGATATATGGAAACTGCTATTTATTTAGCAGCGAAGTTCCTCCTGTGTATTATAATCACTATTTAAATATATTGCCAATTGCCCTATTCTTTATTGTTTATGGAAAGCAATATTCTTACTCTTTTGATAGAAAATGGGTAATACTCACGGCAGTTTCTTTTTTGTTGATGACAGTTGTCTGGCAAAGAGATTCAGGAAGTTCAAGCTTGACATTATTGTGTTATATGTTAATCCCACAATTTTGCAATAAGGTTCTCCCTAGATATAAAATAGTTTCTGTACTTGTTTTTTTAGTATTGGCTTTTGAAGCTGTTTTGTGTATTTATGAGTATATTATGCAGAATAATTTATTTTACCGTTTTGAGGAGTATGGTAGATTTCGTTCATCTGGTATATGGGGGCATCCACTTCATAATGCCTCAATAGTTAGTGTAATTATGTTATTGTTGCTTGTTAGTCCTATTCGTAGTCTATATAAAATTCTGTCTATAGTCATTGGATTTGTCGTGTTATTTACTTTTAATGGTCGAGCGGCTATAATTTCTACATTGATATGTTTATTATTGATGGTTGTCTTAAACACTAAGAAAGTCTTTACTTTTTTGAAACATCAAAATATTGTTTTCATATTGGGCATTTGTATAGCTGCGGTTTATTTATTTGGATATATTTCCACTAGCGATTTAGGAGGAAAGCTTTTTAGTCAAGATACACGCAATTTTAACGATGGAAGTGCTATGACCAGATTTTATCTTTATAACTATGTATTTAATATGGATGTTAAAGAATGGTTGTTTGGTGTGGGAAATTTTGAAAGTATTTTTAAAGTAAATGATTTTTTATATGTGGAAAGCACTCCTGTATCATTGATGTTAAGTCGAGGGCTGGTAATAGCTTTGCCATTGATATTGTTTCAATACAGTGATATGTATAAATCATTTTCATGTATTAGCAAAATGAATCGTTTTGTGCTCATTCTTGATATCATTATTATAGGTCTTAGTTCTGAAAGTTTTATTGGCATCGCACCTTGGGTTATGATTTATTTGACTTATTCTGCTTTATTTACAAACAGAAAATATATTACAAATGAAAATAGGAATATTAACTTTTCAAGCTTCCCATAA
- a CDS encoding lipopolysaccharide biosynthesis protein → MSQAFDNKRIAKNTILLYFRMIFLLAISLFTSRIILQSLGIEDYGIYNVVGGVVAMFAFLNNAMAGATQRFFSFDMSSDDEKVLNITFSTSLIIHLIIAFIIVILSETIGLWFLYEKMVIPIERRDAAMWVFQCSILVMFVNIISVPYNAAIIAHEKMGVFAYISLLEAALKLIIVYFLYISPFDKLKIYAILLLVVSLIIRFVYSSYSNRHFEETHFHWVWNTNKIKEMGMFASWSLIGNLALMGVTQGLNMLLNVFFGPAVNAARGIAIQVQGAVQQFANNFQTAINPQITKSYASNDLAYMHSLICKGAKFSFFMVFLLSLPFLVMTDQTLVLWLKTPPAYAANFLKIILIVSMIDSLSNPLNNAVNASGKIRSYQMTNGLLMLMVLPVSYLALKVDLNPSLVFICQLTMTACALFFKLLFAKRRTQLSLGLYVRKVLAPVILVAIISPILPYFLYIHMEHNVKSLVVTGILCLFSTSIVIYLLGLEKSERALIISKLISLAHKIHL, encoded by the coding sequence ATGTCTCAAGCTTTTGATAATAAGCGAATAGCAAAGAATACAATATTGCTTTACTTCCGTATGATCTTCTTATTGGCAATAAGTCTTTTTACGAGTAGAATAATATTACAGAGTTTAGGAATAGAAGATTATGGTATTTATAATGTCGTTGGTGGTGTGGTAGCTATGTTCGCATTTTTGAATAATGCAATGGCTGGAGCAACACAACGTTTTTTTAGTTTTGATATGTCGAGTGATGACGAAAAAGTTTTGAATATAACATTTTCTACATCGTTGATAATACATTTGATAATCGCTTTTATTATTGTTATTCTTTCCGAAACTATAGGCTTATGGTTTTTATATGAAAAGATGGTGATTCCAATAGAACGCAGAGATGCTGCCATGTGGGTGTTTCAATGTTCCATTTTGGTTATGTTCGTGAATATTATTAGCGTTCCATATAATGCAGCTATTATTGCTCACGAAAAAATGGGAGTTTTTGCATATATAAGTTTGCTGGAAGCGGCTTTAAAATTGATTATTGTATATTTTCTTTACATATCTCCTTTTGACAAATTAAAAATTTATGCAATTCTTCTTTTGGTAGTCAGTCTGATTATTCGTTTTGTATATTCGTCATATAGTAATAGACATTTTGAAGAGACACATTTTCATTGGGTTTGGAATACTAACAAAATAAAAGAAATGGGAATGTTTGCTAGTTGGAGTTTAATAGGTAATTTAGCATTGATGGGTGTTACTCAAGGATTGAATATGCTGTTGAACGTGTTTTTTGGTCCTGCTGTAAATGCAGCTCGTGGAATAGCAATACAAGTACAGGGAGCCGTTCAACAGTTTGCCAACAATTTCCAAACTGCTATTAATCCACAAATTACAAAGAGTTATGCTTCTAATGATTTGGCATATATGCATTCGTTGATCTGTAAAGGTGCAAAGTTCTCTTTTTTTATGGTTTTTCTGCTATCATTACCTTTTTTGGTTATGACAGACCAAACTTTAGTATTGTGGCTAAAGACGCCGCCTGCTTATGCTGCGAATTTTTTGAAAATCATATTGATTGTTTCTATGATTGATAGTTTGTCAAATCCGTTAAATAATGCAGTGAATGCTTCAGGGAAGATACGATCATATCAAATGACAAATGGTTTGCTCATGCTTATGGTTTTACCGGTTAGCTATTTAGCTCTTAAAGTAGATTTGAATCCGAGTCTTGTGTTTATTTGTCAATTGACAATGACAGCTTGTGCCCTATTTTTTAAACTTTTATTTGCGAAACGACGAACGCAGCTTTCATTGGGATTATATGTTAGGAAGGTTCTAGCTCCAGTAATATTAGTTGCTATTATATCGCCAATATTACCATATTTCCTATATATACATATGGAACATAATGTGAAATCCTTAGTTGTTACTGGGATTTTATGTTTGTTCTCTACGTCAATCGTAATTTATTTATTAGGTTTAGAGAAATCAGAAAGGGCACTTATTATTTCCAAACTTATTTCACTTGCTCATAAGATTCATTTATGA